The Papaver somniferum cultivar HN1 chromosome 3, ASM357369v1, whole genome shotgun sequence genome includes a region encoding these proteins:
- the LOC113359020 gene encoding pentatricopeptide repeat-containing protein At5g66520-like: MAEFKQTHARLIVNGLPYPQPSLRPVISFSALQPTGDIDYALLLLLRTPIKPTIFLFNTVIRGLARSVRSGAVSSSVTLLRRMGECDLSPNSFTYTFLFQCCAKFVGFDLGSQFHGGVIKRCFPFDVCVCNSMIQFYSVCGKLDDAKEVFDECTQRDIVTWNSLISGYVRNREILEALGVFEKMPERNEVSWNSLIGGLVGAGYLDEARRLFDGMMKRNVVSWAVMISGYCQNSYLREALALFREMQSLDLKPNFAVLVSVLSACAQLGAFDHGSWVHSYIKKNGIKMDSILSAALIDMYAKCGNISLAMQVFDSSEEKNISTYTAAISGLAYNGYNEESIRIFEKMKSARITPDRISYLAVLCSCSHMGSVKKGFHYFNSMVEVHGIIPELDHYTCMVDLLGRAGLLEEAERFINTMPITPDNVIWGALLSACRTHSNVEMGQRVGNCLIESDPGHDGRYVLLSNIYAVSSKGECVEEIQRTMRKRRVKRVPGYSSIEVDGIVHEFVAGDKSHDKTGEIYSVWEEMVTEIKKLGYAPETKGVVFDVEEEEKETVVGYHSEKLAVAFGFISKEPGSVLRIVKNIRICSDCHSAIKLVSKVFQRKIVVRDRRRFHHFEDGFCSCNDYWLAIEAEMENIPIEEVFENLRCSRQGLTSEEAQERVTIFGCNKLEEKRRASC; this comes from the exons ATGGCAGAATTCAAACAAACCCATGCTCGTCTAATCGTTAATGGTTTACCATATCCTCAACCATCTCTTCGACCAGTTATTTCATTCTCTGCACTTCAACCCACTGGTGATATCGATTACGCGCTTCTACTCCTTCTCCGAACCCCCATAAAACCAACAATTTTTCTCTTCAATACTGTGATTCGTGGGCTTGCGCGGTCGGTTCGTTCTGGTGCTGTGTCTAGTTCTGTTACACTACTTCGTAGAATGGGTGAATGTGATCTATCTCCCAATAGTTTTACTTATACTTTTCTTTTCCAGTGTTGTGCAAAGTTTGTTGGTTTTGATTTAGGTTCGCAGTTCCATGGAGGGGTGATTAAGAGGTGTTTTCCATTTGATGTGTGTGTTTGTAATTCCATGATTCAGTTCTATTCAGTTTGTGGCAAATTAGATGATGCGAAGGAAGTATTCGATGAATGTACTCAAAGAGATATTGTAACGTGGAACTCATTGATTAGTGGGTATGTAAGAAATAGAGAGATTTTAGAAGCACTGGGTGTTTTTGAAAAAATGCCTGAAAGAAATGAGGTTTCTTGGAACAGCTTGATTGGTGGTCTAGTTGGAGCAGGTTATTTGGACGAGGCACGACGTCTTTTTGATGGGATGATGAAAAGAAATGTTGTTAGTTGGGCAGTGATGATATCTGGGTATTGTCAAAATAGTTATTTAAGAGAAGCTCTGGCCTTGTTTAGGGAGATGCAATCGTTGGATTTAAAACCGAATTTTGCAGTTTTGGTGAGTGTTCTTTCTGCTTGTGCACAATTAGGAGCTTTTGATCATGGGAGTTGGGTTCATTCCTATATTAAGAAGAATGGTATTAAGATGGATTCGATACTTTCTGCAGCTTTGATTGATATGTATGCGAAATGTGGTAATATTAGTCTGGCTATGCAAGTATTTGATTCTTCGGAGGAGAAAAATATATCCACTTACACAGCTGCAATATCAGGTTTGGCATACAATGGGTATAATGAAGAATCAATTCGGATTTTTGAGAAAATGAAGAGTGCAAGAATCACACCAGATCGTATTTCCTATCTAGCAGTATTATGTTCTTGTAGCCACATGGGTTCAGTTAAAAAAGgttttcattacttcaattcaatgGTTGAGGTTCATGGCATCATACCTGAGCTGGATCACTATACGTGCATGGTTGATCTTCTTGGCCGTGCAGGTTTGTTGGAGGAAGCTGAAAGATTCATAAATACCATGCCAATAACTCCGGATAATGTCATATGGGGTGCCCTTCTTAGTGCATGCAGGACTCACAGCAATGTGGAAATGGGACAAAGAGTCGGGAATTGCTTAATTGAATCTGATCCAGGACATGATGGGCGTTATGTTCTCCTTTCAAACATTTATGCAGTGTCAAGTAAAGGAGAATGTGTAGAAGAAATTCAGAGAACTATGAGAAAGAGAAGAGTTAAACGTGTTCCAGGGTACAGTTCAATTGAGGTTGATGGTATTGTTCATGAATTTGTTGCTGGGGACAAGTCCCACGATAAGACAGGTGAAATTTATTCCGTGTGGGAGGAGATGGTTACAGAGATAAAGAAACTTGGGTATGCACCAGAGACAAAGGGGGTTGTGTTTGATGttgaagaagaggaaaaagaaacTGTAGTTGGTTATCACAGTGAAAAATTGGCTGTTGCATTTGGGTTTATCAGCAAAGAGCCAGGCTCAGTTCTTCGCATCGTGAAGAATATTCGTATCTGTAGTGACTGTCATTCTGCAATTAAACTTGTTTCTAAGGTTTTTCAAAGGAAGATTGTGGTTAGAGATCGTAGACGCTTTCATCACTTTGAAGATGGATTTTGTTCTTGTAATGATTACTG GCTCGCTATTGAGGCAGAGATG GAGAACATACCCATAGAAGAAGTATTTGAAAATCTAAGATGTAGCAGACAAGGATTAACGTCTGAAGAGGCTCAAGAAAGAGTAACCATTTTTGGTTGCAACAAACTTGAAGAAAAAAG GAGAGCAAGTTGTTGA